The region GGCACTGGCCAGCGAAGCCCTGCGCAATGATTTGCAGCAGTGGGGGAGTGTGGGCCTGACCTTGCCGCTCACCCCCGGTAAGCGTGTGTTGTTGATGGGAGAGGCCCAACCCCGGGTGGGGAACTTGCAAGACCGGGGTACCAGTGGGGACTTTACCCAGCTGATTCTGCGTACCGCCGTGGGCTGGCAGTTGAGTCAACGGGTTTCAGTGTGGCAAGGCTACGCCTGGGCCCCCGTGTTTGAACCCATCAACGTGAATGAGCATCGGTTGCATCAACAGGTCAACATTCAAGGGAAAATTCGTCGTCTGCAACTCACCAATCGCACCCGGCTGGAAGAACGGTGGATTGAGAACAATGATGGGCGAGTCTCCATCCGGCTACGGCACATGGTTCGGGGGATGTATCCACTGGATGCCAAAGAGCGCTGGTTTCTGGTGGTGTCCGATGAGGCGTTTGTGACCCTGAAAGGGGTGAGCAACGGCCCGGCCGCTGGTTTTGATCAAAACCGCTTATTTGTGGGGGTGAGCCGAAAACTGAGCCCGTCAGTCAATGCGGAGCTGGGCTACCTGAACCAGTTTAACTACAGTCGGGACCCGGTACCGGATCGCATGAACCATGCCATCCTGCTCGGTCTCAATGTGCAAGTGCGCTAAAACTTTTTTGTCATTTTGTTTTGCCATCAACTAAGGCAAGGCTGCCTTCACCGCACGTTTGTAAAACTGCGCTCCGCTCAAACAGACTATGGAATTGCTTCTGGCAAGATTTGCCATGCCCTCTGTTTAACTCGCTGTACTCAAGCAGTTACAAACGCGCTGTGAAGGCAGCCTTGCTTTAGTCAATGCGTTGTAGTGCGTAACTAGCCGTGCTTGCCGCTCATGACCGGGCCGCCTTTGCTGCCAGCCACCCGCATCATGGAGTCGATGCAGTGACGGGCCTTTTCAGCCACTTCTTCGGGGATGGTAATTTCTTCATTTTGACCCATCAGGGACTTGTAGATATTTTCCAGTCGGGTCAGTTTCATATTGGGGCACACGGCGGAAGCTCGGGTGGGGGTAAAAAAGAGTTTGTCCGGGCAATCCTGAGACAGGCGCTGGCTAACACCGTCTTCGGTACACACAATAAAAGTGCGGGCCTTGCTTTCCTTGGCCCGTTTGACGATGGCGGTGGTGCTGCCAATAAAATCGGCCATGTCTTTCATGGGTTGGTCGCATTCCGGGTGTACCAGAATTTCAGCGTCCGGGTACTCTTTTTTCAGCTTGATCACGTCTTCAGGGTTCATGCGCAAGTGGGTGGGGCAGAAGCCTTCCCAGCAAATCAGCTCCACCTGTGGGAGTTGCGACTGCACATAAGCGCCCAGGTGCTTGTCCGGCACGAATAAAATCCGGTTACTGCCGGTTTCTTTGGCGGCAAAGGCCACCACTTCCACGGCATTGGCGCTGGTGCAGCAGTAGTCGGCCTCGGCTTTGACATCGGCGGCGGTGTTGACATAGGCCACCACCGGTAACCCGGGATGCTCCGCCTTGAATTGCACCAGTTCCTCCCGGGTGATCATATCGGCCATGGGGCAGCCAGCGTTGGGATTGGCCAGATACACGGTCTTGGCCGGGCTGAGTAGCTTGGCGGTTTCCGCCATAAAATGAACGCCGCAGAATACGATGACGTCCGCGTCGGTGGAGGCGGCCAACTGGCTGAGTCCCAGAGAGTCTCCGTGATAATCGGCCACGTCCTGCACTTCGATCCGCTCGTACAGGTGAGCCAGAATGATGGCGTTGCGCTCTTTTTTGAGTGCTTTGATATCGCGAATCAGTTGTTGCTTTCGTTCGGCCGGAGACAGCAAGTTGGCCGAAGGGCTCACGGAGGATGGGGCTGTACTCATGGGAGGGGGTCTCTTTTCGATGGACAACGGCAATTTTCGAACTTGAAACAGGAGGCAGCGCTTTTGCTTTTTGGGTGTTTTTGTTTTTTCTTTCCTACCTATATATGTAGGGATAAAAAAACAGGCAACCGCAGCAAACAATCTGTATTATGCGTTGGGGCTAGTCTAGCTCAGACGTCTCCTCCTGTAAAATGTTCGGGGTATTAAGGGCTTGATGCGCTTTGATTGTTTTATTTTATTTAAATTATTATTTGTTTGAAAAGTTGAAAAACATTGGTTTGACAGGCTTTTTTGAGCTTTGAAATGGGAACAGTATTGCCCTTACAAAACCTACAGGATTTCAAATTAAGAAAACCCAAAAGGGCATCTCTCATCAGTGTTTTGATACTCTGAAGCCCAAAGTCGATCATCGCTTTCCTCTCATGAAAGAGTAAAAAACTAGGCTATTCGGGGGAATTTTGTGTTGCACATCCTGTGACTACTGATATAATCTTCGTAGTCACAAATTGAAAGGAGGTGTAAACAATGAATAAAGAAGAATTAGTACAAGAGGTATCCAAGAAGACCAAGACTTCCCAGAAGCAAGTCGCTGAGATTCTTACCCACACCATCGCTACTATCGAAAAGACCGTTGCGAAAGGTAAGAAGGTGACCTTGGTTGGCTTCGGTACGTTCGAGCCTCGCAAACGCGCTGCCCGCACTGGCCGTAACCCTCAAACCGGCAAAGAGCTGAAAATCGCCGCTAAGACGGTTCCCGCTTTTTCCGCTGGCAAAAAATTCAAGGAACTCGTCGCCAAGAAGTAGTGGGGCCGAGAACCAGAATTTCCAAGAAGCCCAGAGAAGTAATTTTCTGGGCTTCTTGACGTCCTGTGCGCTTCTTGCCCGATTCTTGCCACGGCGCTTTATCTTTCTCTGAGGGTGCGGGTACTTTTTTGCTACACTGGTTCACGAGGTCTTCCTCAATAGCCTGAGCGCTTTAAAAAAGGGGCACGTTGCAGCGGCAAGCCCAGCATCGGCAGCCTCACCGCTTAATCCCCTGTGTCACATGCCTTTTGAATGATGGGATCGCTATGACCATTGCTTTTTTTCTGGATCGGGATGGTACCTTGAATGTGGAAAAGGGTTACATCCGAAATGTTCAGGACTTGGAACTGATCCCGGGAGTTGCCCAGGCCATTCGCTGCTTGAACGAGGCCGGAGTGCTGGCTATTTTGACCACCAATCAGACCGGGGCCGCCCGGGGATTCTACGATTTGACTCATATCCACGCCCTCAATGACCGGCTTCAGGAGCTGTTAAAACAGGAGGCGGACGCCCATCTGGATGCCGTGTATTACTGTCCCCATCTGGAGAAAGGCATTGTGCCGGAGTTCGCCGTGGATTGCCAGTGCCGCAAGCCGGAGCCGGGCATGATTCAGCAGGCCCTGACCCGTTTCCCGGAGATTGATTTGTCTCGCTCCTACGTGTTGGGGGACAAGGCCAGTGATGTGGCCTTTGGCAAACGGGCAGGCTGCAAAAGCGTCTTGCTGAAAACGGGATACGGTCAGCGGGTGCTGGCAGGGAAATATCAAAGTCTGCCGGAGCCCCCCGAGTTTGTGTTTGAGGATATGCCGCAAGCGGTGTCCAGCATTCTGGGGGAACTCGGTTTGCTGAAGGCCCCTGCAAACCCTTGACCCGGGCCTGCCGCTCTCTTTGAGGCGCTCTCCGGGCTCTCGGTGGGCTGCCGGGTAGCTGATGAATAAAGCCTTTTGTGGCGGGCTGATTGTAACAGGGCGGGCCATGCCTGGAATTGCTCGGGCGCTATGTTTATTGGAAACTGAAAGTTAATCTATGATTTGATGCCCCTGAGCTGGACAATCGACTCTATTGCCTCTCTATCCCCCAGTCTACGCCTTTTTATGATAGGATTCCATCTACTATGAACGCTCGACACGCTTCCCGAGAACTTGCCCTACTGACCCTGTTCCAACTGGACAAACAGGGGGATGGTCAGTTAAACGCTGACGCGGTGGCCCAAAAATCGACCATGCAGGAGCAGGTGTTGTCCGCGGTACGGGCTTTATCGGCGGAGGCTGAGTTTCAGATCCAGTCCGCGGCCGATCAACTGGCTG is a window of Vampirovibrio chlorellavorus DNA encoding:
- a CDS encoding DUF2490 domain-containing protein, whose amino-acid sequence is MLNRFLNAFIGSVTLMALWGMASPALASEALRNDLQQWGSVGLTLPLTPGKRVLLMGEAQPRVGNLQDRGTSGDFTQLILRTAVGWQLSQRVSVWQGYAWAPVFEPINVNEHRLHQQVNIQGKIRRLQLTNRTRLEERWIENNDGRVSIRLRHMVRGMYPLDAKERWFLVVSDEAFVTLKGVSNGPAAGFDQNRLFVGVSRKLSPSVNAELGYLNQFNYSRDPVPDRMNHAILLGLNVQVR
- the nadA gene encoding quinolinate synthase NadA, yielding MSTAPSSVSPSANLLSPAERKQQLIRDIKALKKERNAIILAHLYERIEVQDVADYHGDSLGLSQLAASTDADVIVFCGVHFMAETAKLLSPAKTVYLANPNAGCPMADMITREELVQFKAEHPGLPVVAYVNTAADVKAEADYCCTSANAVEVVAFAAKETGSNRILFVPDKHLGAYVQSQLPQVELICWEGFCPTHLRMNPEDVIKLKKEYPDAEILVHPECDQPMKDMADFIGSTTAIVKRAKESKARTFIVCTEDGVSQRLSQDCPDKLFFTPTRASAVCPNMKLTRLENIYKSLMGQNEEITIPEEVAEKARHCIDSMMRVAGSKGGPVMSGKHG
- a CDS encoding HU family DNA-binding protein is translated as MNKEELVQEVSKKTKTSQKQVAEILTHTIATIEKTVAKGKKVTLVGFGTFEPRKRAARTGRNPQTGKELKIAAKTVPAFSAGKKFKELVAKK
- a CDS encoding D-glycero-alpha-D-manno-heptose-1,7-bisphosphate 7-phosphatase; this translates as MTIAFFLDRDGTLNVEKGYIRNVQDLELIPGVAQAIRCLNEAGVLAILTTNQTGAARGFYDLTHIHALNDRLQELLKQEADAHLDAVYYCPHLEKGIVPEFAVDCQCRKPEPGMIQQALTRFPEIDLSRSYVLGDKASDVAFGKRAGCKSVLLKTGYGQRVLAGKYQSLPEPPEFVFEDMPQAVSSILGELGLLKAPANP